Sequence from the Ancalomicrobiaceae bacterium S20 genome:
GCGGCAGGACGGCCTGCGCAAGATCATCGAGGATCTGAAAATCGATGGCGTGATCCTGACATCCTATCACAACATCGCCTATTACACCGGCTTCCTCTATTGCTACTTCGGGCGCCGTTACGCATGCGTCGCGACCGACAAGAAGTGCCTGACGGTGACGGCCGGAATCGATGCGGGCCAGCCCTGGCGACGCGGGCACGCGGACAACATCACCTATACAGACTGGCGGCGCGACAATTACTTTCACGCGCTGAGGGAAGCGCTTCCCGGCGTCAAGCGGCTGGGGATCGAGTTCGACCATGTCAACCTGGACCTGCGCCGGCTGCTCGAGGACACCTTCCCGGGCGTGGAATTCGTCGACGTCGCGTCGGCGACCATGTGGCAGCGCACGATCAAGTCGGCCGAAGAGATCGCGCTGATCCGGCAGGGTGCGCGGATCGCCGACCTCGGCGGTTCGGCGGTCTGCAACGCGGTGAAGGCCGGCGTGCGCGAGCACGAGGTGGCGCTCGCCGGGACGCAGGCGATGGTGCGCGAGATCGCCCGCACCTTTCCGGGCGTCGAGCTCATGGACACCTGGGTGTGGTTCCAGTCCGGCATCAACACCGACGGCGCCCACAATCCGGTGACGTCGCGGGCCGTCGAGCCCGGCGACATCCTCTCGCTCAACTGCTTCCCGATGATCGCGGGCTACTACACCGCGCTCGAACGGACACTGTTCTGCGAGCACGCCTCGGACGCGCACATGAAGATCTGGGAGATCAACTGCGACGTCCATCGCCGTGGCCTCGAGCTGATCAGGCCCGGCGCGCGCTGCGGCGATATCGCGACCGAGCTCAACGAGATCTACCGCTCGCACGGCCTGCTCGGCTACCGCTCGTTCGGCTACGGCCATTCGTTCGGCGTGCTCAGTCATTACTACGGCCGCGAGGCCGGCGTGGAGCTGCGCGAGGACGTCGATACGATCCTGAAGCCGGGCATGGTCGTCTCGATGGAGCCGATGCTGTCGATCCCCGAGGGCCAGCCCGGTGCCGGCGGCTACCGCGAGCACGACATCCTGGTCATCGGCGAGACTGGTGCGGAGAACATCACCGGCTTCCCGTTCGGCCCGGCGCACAACATTTTGCGCGCTTGATCGTCACCGTTACGGCTCGGCAACAGCAAAAAAGGCCGCGCAGATCGCCTGCGCGGCCTTTCGTCGTTCCGATGCGGTGGCGCGGGAGCTGGGCTCTCGACGGGCCAGAATGGCGACCCCGGCACGATTCGAACGTGCGACCAACAGCTTAGAAGGCTGCTGCTCTATCCTCTGAGCTACGGGGCCGTGAATCCGCCCCGGCTTCCGTCCTCATTGGACGACGGTGCGGGGCGGGCGGGATCGACGGCCGGGGCCGAACGCGTCAGTGCGTCCAGGTGCCGATGCGGCCGAACTTGAAATTGTCGGAATAGGAGATCGCCTTGCGCGTCCGCTCGTGCGGCTCCGACACGACATAGGCGAGGCCTTCGCGCTCACAGTAGGCGACGGCCTCTTCCTTGGTCTCGAACCACAGCCGGATCTGCGACTTCATGTCGGCCGACGAGGTCCAGCCCATCAGCGGCTCCGGCGTGCGCGGCTCCTCGGCTTCATAGTCCAGGCACCAGCGCTTGGCCTTGGCCTGACCCGACTGCATGGCCGTCTTCGCCGGCCGGTAGATGCGCGCAACCATGGACAGTTCCCAGTTCGGCGTCGCCGACGCCCGCGCTTCGGGGCGCGAGCCCTCGGGCGCGGAGAGTCGCGAACGCGATCCGTTTCGCGCGCACCCTACAAACGACCGGCGGTCCTTGCAAGAACGGGCATGCCGCGATGCGGTATGGCGATGGGCGATATCGGCGGTGGGCGCATCAGCGATGACGCGGACCGGCCGGATTCTGGCGTCGGGTGGTGGTCGGGGCAGCAGGATTCGAACCTGCGACCTGAAGTACCCAAAACTTCCGCGCTACCAGACTGCGCTATGCCCCGGCGAGGCGGACGATCGCGTCCGCGTCTCCGGTTCGATTACACCGCCCGCCGGTCCCTCCGCAAGCCGCACCTCGCCTGTCGGCCGGAATGAAGCAAGTCCGATGGTCGTGACGCTCGGATCCGTGACGGTCTTTGGACAACGGCTGGGTCGGGAGACCCAGCGGTGGCTCACTTCGAGCCGGCGACGAGCGGATGGACGATCCGGTCGCCCGCCTTCAGGCCGATCTTGTTCGCCGTGCCGGCGACGACCTCGAGCACGAAGCGCACCGGCCCGGCCGAGGAGACCGGCTCCTCCGAGAACGGCGTCGTCCCGGTCGCGAGATTGGCCACCGTGCCGTCGGCGCGGATGAAGATCATGTCGAGCGACACGAAGGTGTTCTTCATCCAGAACGACGCCGGCTCCTCGCGGTGGAAATCGAACAGCATCCCGTAGTCGGCGTCGAGCGCCTTGCGGAACATGAGGCCGGTCGCGCGCGCCTGCGGCGTCGCGGCGATCTCGATACGGAACGGATATCGCCCGGTCGCGGTGACGATCTCGAGCCGGGCCTCGTCGGCGGCGGCGGCCGGCGCGACTGCCAGGGGCACCAGCGCCGCCGTGCCGCCGGAGAGCAGGAGCCCGGCGGCGATCATGGCCGCCCGCAACGTCGCGCAGAACCCTATCGGTCGGATCATTCCGGTCTCTCCATCCCTGACGGCGGGCCGCAGCCGAGCAACGGCCGGTCGCGCTTCGGGCTCCACAGTCCGCGCTTCGTCTAGCACGATCGGGGGCGGATATGTCCAGAACACGGCGGCTGGCGGTGGGGCGTTTGGCGCAGGCGCGGGGGCGGTGCCTGCAAAATGCGCCCAAGAAAAAGGGGGCGCACCCGTCAGGATGAGCGCGCCCCCGAGGTGGTGGCTGGATGGCTAGCCACGAGCCTGGGAGGAAGCGCGGTGCCGGATCAACGGACGGCACGCACGCCTCGGATGCGGTCGGCGCCTCCGCCTGAGGCTCCGGGGTCAGCGGAGCCGGCTCGGGCGCCGAGGCGAGGGCAGGACCGTCAGGGGGAGCGGTCGGCCCTCGAATACGGCGGAACGCGGACCTCAGCGGTTCGCGGTCTCGGTGACCGGCACGCGAACCAGCGTGGAGGTCGCTGCCTGTTCGTCGCGGCGCTCGACGGTGATGAAGCGCGGCAGATGCGGCGTGCCGTTGCCGGCGCAGTCGGTGCCGAGCGCGGCGGCGACGGTCATGTCGCAGTTGGCGACGAGCCGGAACGCATCGCCGATGCGGTCGGATTTCACGACCGTCGTCTCGGCGACCTCCAGATCACCGCTGCGCTCGGCCTTCGCTGCCGTGAGGACGAGCGGCGAGGCGACAAGGAACGCGGCGGCGGCAAACAGGGCGGTCTTCGTGATCGACATCGGTGTTCTCCTTCCGAACGACCTTTCGATGGTCTGAGCTTGCCAGAGGCGCTCTGAACGCTTTTCGAGCGGTCCGTTCATCCGGGCTTCATCGTTCATGGACCCGGAGGTTAAGCGACATCGGTGTCCGCCGGTTTGCGCCGACGGAGCGATCGTGTTTCAACTCGGAAACGATGGGCCGCGGCGGCGACGTGGGGCCGTCTCTTGCCCTGCCGGGCGGGGACGGATAAGAGCCGCGGGGACGCCGGAACGCGCGTCCGTCTGCGGGGTCAACGACTTCGGATGGGCGAGGTTCCGTGGATCGGGCAGCGTGCCGGTCCGGGCGCGCGTCGCGGGATCGCCGATCGGCGTCCGAGACGGCAGCGCATGAACAGAGACCCCGAACGGCCAGGCCGCGACGGGGCGGGAGGCGAAGGGACGATGACCAGGACGGCGCTCTATCCGGGGTCCTTCGACCCGGTCACCAATGGCCATGTCGACATTCTCGCCCAGTCGCTCGATCTGGTCGACCGTGTGATCGTGGCGATCGGCGTGCATCCGGCGAAGACGCCGATGTTCGACTTCGACACCCGCGAGGCGATGATCCGCGAATCGCTCGACACGCTCGGCATCGCGCAGTCGCGCGTCGATGTGATCTCGTTCACCGGCCTCGTAATCGAAACGGCTCGCCAGTACGGCGCCTCGATCATGATCCGCGGCCTGCGCGACGGCACGGATCTCGACTACGAGATGCAGCTCGCCGGCATGAACCTGTCGTTGGCGCCGGCCGTGCGCACCGTGCTCTTGCCGGCCTCGCCGACCGTCCGCCATATCACCGCCACGCTGGTCCGGCAGATCGCCCAACTCGGCGGCGACGTCACCGCTTTCGTGCCGCATGGCGTGGCGGAGCGGCTCGCCGCCGTTGTCGGCCGCCGTTGAGGCGGCGCTGATCCATTTTCCGACCACGCGTTCCGACTTCGTCGCCAGAACCCTTCAGGAGGCATCCTTGCTCAAGCGCCGCTTTCTCGCCCTCGCGGGCCTCGCCGCCGTGACACTCGCGGCCGGTCCCGTCGCCGCACAGCAGGCCGCGTCCGACCCGCAGAACACGATCTATCTCGACACCAAGGACGGCCGGGTCGTGATCCGGCTGCGTCCGGACCTGGCGCCGAAGCATGCCGAGCGCATCCGCACGCTCGCCGCGCAGGGCTTCTACAACGGCCTCAAGTTCCACCGCGTGATCGAAGGCTTCATGGCCCAGACCGGCGATCCGACCGGCACCGGCTCGGGCGGCTCGCCGCTGCCGAACCTGCCGGCCGAGTTCTCGGCGCGGCCGTTCGAGCGCGGCGTCGTCGGCATGGCGCGCACCTCCGATCCGAACAGCGCCAATTCGCAGTTCTTCATCACCTTCGCGAGCTCGCCCTGGCTGAACGGCCAGTACACGGTCGTCGGCGAGGTGGTCTCCGGCATGGAGGTCGTCGACAAGATCAAGAAGGGCGACAAGAACGCCGGCGGCATGGTGCAGAACCCGGATGTGATCGTGAAGATGCAGCCGGCCGCCGCCGCCAAGTAAGCATCGCGCCGCGTCCTGCGGGGTATCCCGAGATGCGAAAAGCCGGCCTCGCGGCCGGCTTTTTCATGAGACGTGTCCAATGGGAGCGGACGCGCACGGCCGGTTCAGGCGACGCGCGTGTCCAGATTGACGTCAGTGTCCGTCTCGCAGCGCACGAGATTGCGGCCGCCGCGCTTGGCGGCATAGAGCGAGCAGTCGGAGCGCTCGATCAGGGTCTGCGAGTTGTCGCCGCGGCGCCAGCTCGCCACGCCGATCGAGATCGTGATGCGGCCGAGGTTCTCGCCGGTTGAGCGCTTGACCAGCTCCTTGGAATAGACCGCCTCGCGGATGTGCTCGGCCACGACCACGGCCTGGCGCAGGTTGGTGCGCGGCAGGATCACGGCGAACTCCTCGCCGCCGTACCGGCAGGCGACGTCCTGGCCCTTGACGTTCTGCTTCACAGCCAGCGCGACCAGCCGCAACACCTGGTCGCCGGTCTGGTGGCCATAGGTGTCGTTGAACTTCTTGAAGTGGTCGATATCGGTCAGGAGCAGCGCGAAGGGTTGGTTCGACTGCTCGCACTCGGCGATCGCGCGCTCCATCGACTGGTCGAAGTGCTTGCGATTGGCGAGCGTGGTCAGTTCGTCGGTCAGGCTCTCGTAGCGGATCGCCTCGAGGCTCTCCTGCAGCTCGGCGATCTGGCGACGCGAGTCGGCCAGCTGATGCTCGAGCTTGCGATTGGTCGTCTCGGTGTCCTTGGTGACCTTGATCAGGCTCTGGACGATGCCCGACACGCTCTCGCGATCGGTCGTGCCGGAGAGCCTGCGGGTCGCCTCGTCGAGGGACACACAGTAGTCGGAGGTCGCGGTCAGCGACGATTCGATCATGCCGACCACGTCGGCGATCTCGGTCGACAGCTTGCCGCCGACCTCCTCGATCCGTTCGCCGAGCCGGGTCGGAGCGATGAACTGGTCGTAGACCTTGCTCACCTCCGCCACGGAGATCTTGCCGCGGGTGCGGAGGATCTCGTTGACGGTCTTATTCAGCGCGTGATTGAATCCCGCCGCGTACGTATACCAGAGCTCGTAATTGCGCGGATACGCCGGGATCTCGTTCTTCCGGAGATGCCCAATCGCCGTTTCGCCATATGCGAGCGTCCGACGGAAATCGTCTCTTTCGCTCATTTGACCCTCTCGATCACGGCCCCGAGAGATCGAGGCACGTAATCCCATCCCTCACACCATACGGATATCACCGAATGCATTAAGGGCCGGTTAAATGAATAGCGGGAATGCCGTTAGGGGATTTCAGTAGCTTCCGGAAGTCATGATTTCGATGTTCGATCAATGTTGATGGATGTCGTTGGTCGACTACTCCGCATGGATGACTTTGCAACTCGCTGTGACGAATATCCGAGGTTGCATTATCATGTTCAATTGCTTCTAGTCTAATCGATATGATCGATGAAGCACGGATCGCAATGAATGGTTGTGCGATCTGTTTTGTGTTTCGTGTCGGGGGAATACTGGCATGCTAGACGCTGCGATCTTTACGAACGCAGCCGAGCACCCCCCCCGTATTGGTACGAGGGGGGTGCCGTATCCCCAGCAAGATTACGTAGCGTCGGTCAGGACGCCGTCCGCAGCGGCCGCGTGGGGCGCAACAGGAAGGCCGGGACGTGATCGCCCAGGCCCACCACCGGCGGCTCGTCGTGATCATGCCGTCGGTCGTGCCGGCGATCCTCGCGACGCTCGTGCGGATTACGCTCGCGCGGCGGCTGATCGGCGCGCGGCTGCTCCGAGCGGCCATGTTCGGCGCGACCATGTTCGGTCCGGGCCGGCGGCGGCGTGGTGCGGTCGCGAGGCTTTCGATCGTCGCGGCGGCGCTCGCCGCGCGGCTCCTGCCGATCCGATCGGGCCTCCTGGCGCTCGGCGCGGGGCTGCTGCTCCGAACGGTCGGGGCGTTCGGCCCGTTCCGGACGCTCGGTCCGCTCCCCGCGCGGTTCCTTGCGTTCGCCGGCCTCGCGACGCGGCTCGCGCTCGGTGCTGCGGCCGCGACGGCCGCGTTCGCGTTCACCCGATGAGGAGGACCGCCGCTCGCCGCGCGGCGCTTCGCCCGCCGGCTCGCCGATCCACTCCGGGGCCTCGCCGATCAGCTTCTCGACAGCCGCCAGGGCCTTCGCGTCGAGATCGGTGACGATGGTCACTGCCGTGCCCGAACGGCCGGCGCGGCCGGTGCGGCCGATGCGGTGGACATAGTCCTCCGCGTGCACCGGCACATCGAAATTGAAGACGTGGCTGACATCCGGAATGTCGAGGCCGCGCGCCGCGACGTCGGAGGCGACGAGCAGGGTCAGCCGGTTGTTGCGGAACGCGTCGAGCATCGCCATGCGCGCCCGCTGGTCCATGTCGCCGTGTAGCGCGCCGACGGAGAAGCCGTGCTTCTCGAGGCTGCGGTAGACGATCTGCACATCGCGCTTGCGATTGCAGAAGATGATCGCGTTCTTGAGATCCTGCGCGTCGGTGATCAGGTCGCGCAGCACTTCGCGCTTCTCGTGCTGCTCGCGGCCGGCGGCGATCAGTCGCTGGGTGACCGTCTTGGTCACGCTCGACGGCTTGCCGGCCTCGACGCGCACGGGATCGCGCAGGAACATGTCGGCGAGGCGCTGGATTTCCGGCGGCATGGTCGCCGAGAACATCAGCGTCTGCCGGTTCGTCGGGATCATCTTGCAGATCTTCTCGATGTCCGGGATGAAGCCCATGTCGAGCATCCGGTCGGCCTCGTCGATGACGAGGATCTCGACGCCGGTCATCAGCAGTCGGCCGCGGCCGAACAGATCGAGCAGACGGCCCGGCGTGGCGATCAGGACGTCGACGCCGCGATCGAGCTTCTTCAGCTGCTCGTCGAAGGAGACGCCGCCGATCAGCAGCGCCACCGAGAGCTTGTGATTGATGCCGTATTTGTTGAAGTTCTCCTCGACCTGCGCCGCGAGTTCGCGCGTCGGTTCGAGGATCAGCGTGCGCGGCATCCGGGCACGGGCGCGGCCCGATTCGAGCCGGGTCAGCATGGGCAAAACGAAGGAGGCGGTCTTGCCGGTGCCGGTCTGGGCGATGCCGACGACATCCTTGCGTTCCAGGACGATCGGGATCGCCTTTTCCTGGATGGGGGTCGGCTGCGTGTAGCCGGCGGCCTCTACGGCGGCCTGCACCTTATCGGAAAGTCCGAGGGTCGAAAAAGTCATTGTGTCCGTCGCTGTGGCGTCACGGGACCGACGGCGGACCTGATCGACAAAGACCGACCGAATGCTTGATTCCGGACCGGGAAGACGCGGCGACGAAGGTCGGCGGGTCGGGGGTCTGGAGCGCGTTCGGCGGGGCCGGGGATCGGTGCGGACCGGTGCGGTGAAACGCACACAGAGTTTTGTGCACTGCGATATCGCGCAATAAAGATACGTGTTGTCTGTGAAAAGTCAATGTCAAAGGCCGCGGGGCCCCGGATTTCCGCCTCGCGGAGACTTCTGAACTGCTCGTCATGAGACCGCCTGCCGCGGGCGCCGGTGGCGGACGACAGTGGCTGAACGTCGTCGACAACCTTGCGTGGAGGGCGCGGGACGAGCGCTCCGAAGGTGGATCCTCAGGGGTGGGGACATGCGCGCGGGCGCTGCCGCGGGCACGGTCCCGCCGGCGGCGCGCGTCAGACCGCTTCGGCCAGATCGAGAGCGGCGTCGGGGCCGAGCCCGTCATGGCGCAGGCGCGCCGCCCGGATCTCGGCGTGATTCGCCTCCGCCCAGGCGACCAGACGCTGCAGCTCGGCGTGAAACCGGCGGCCGAGGTCGGTCAGCCGGTATTCGACGCTCGGCGGCTTGGTCGGATAGACGTGGCGGCTCAGCATGCCATCGCGCTCCAGGCTGCGTAGCGACTGGGTCAGCATGCGCTTGGAGATGTCCGGCACGGCACGTTGCAGCGCGCTGAATCGCTGCGGCCCCTCCGCGAGCATCAGCACGATCAGCGAGGTCCACTTGTCGCCGAGGTGATCGAGCACGTCGCGGACCGGGCAACGGCTGAAATCGACGTCGGCGGTGCCATCGGGCCCGATCGACAGGCCGAGCCGCTCGGCAATGGCGAGGCGGTTCCCTTTTGGTGCCCTGGACACGAAATGATGCCTCCTTACGGTCGCGCTTATCGGTCTCTATTGTAGACCAGTCTTCAAGTCGAGACCAACAGGAGTTTCGTTCATGTCGCCCCGCATTCTCGTCACTGCCGCCACCGGTCAGCTCGGCCGCCTCGTTGTCCAGGCGCTCCTCGCCACTGTTCCGGCCGCGTCGATCGTCGCCGCCGTGCGATCGCCGGACAAGGCCGCCGATCTCGCCGCGCTGGGCGTCGAGGTGCGCGCCGCCGACTATTCGAAGCCCGAGACGCTCGGCCCGGCGCTCGCCGGCATCGATCGGGTGCTGCTGATCTCGTCGAGCGAGATCGGCCAGCGGACCACCCAGCACGCCAACGTGATCGACGCGGCGGTGAAGGCGGGCGTGAAGCGGCTCGTCTATACGAGCATCCTGCATGCCGACACCTCGCCGCTCGGTCTCGCCGCGGAGCATGTCGCGACCGAGAAGCGTATCGTTGCCTCGGGCCTGCCTTACGTGTTGCTGCGCAACAGCTGGT
This genomic interval carries:
- a CDS encoding DUF192 domain-containing protein codes for the protein MIRPIGFCATLRAAMIAAGLLLSGGTAALVPLAVAPAAAADEARLEIVTATGRYPFRIEIAATPQARATGLMFRKALDADYGMLFDFHREEPASFWMKNTFVSLDMIFIRADGTVANLATGTTPFSEEPVSSAGPVRFVLEVVAGTANKIGLKAGDRIVHPLVAGSK
- a CDS encoding peptidylprolyl isomerase — translated: MTLAAGPVAAQQAASDPQNTIYLDTKDGRVVIRLRPDLAPKHAERIRTLAAQGFYNGLKFHRVIEGFMAQTGDPTGTGSGGSPLPNLPAEFSARPFERGVVGMARTSDPNSANSQFFITFASSPWLNGQYTVVGEVVSGMEVVDKIKKGDKNAGGMVQNPDVIVKMQPAAAAK
- a CDS encoding DEAD/DEAH box helicase, with the translated sequence MTFSTLGLSDKVQAAVEAAGYTQPTPIQEKAIPIVLERKDVVGIAQTGTGKTASFVLPMLTRLESGRARARMPRTLILEPTRELAAQVEENFNKYGINHKLSVALLIGGVSFDEQLKKLDRGVDVLIATPGRLLDLFGRGRLLMTGVEILVIDEADRMLDMGFIPDIEKICKMIPTNRQTLMFSATMPPEIQRLADMFLRDPVRVEAGKPSSVTKTVTQRLIAAGREQHEKREVLRDLITDAQDLKNAIIFCNRKRDVQIVYRSLEKHGFSVGALHGDMDQRARMAMLDAFRNNRLTLLVASDVAARGLDIPDVSHVFNFDVPVHAEDYVHRIGRTGRAGRSGTAVTIVTDLDAKALAAVEKLIGEAPEWIGEPAGEAPRGERRSSSSGERERGRRGRSTEREPRREAGERKEPRGERTERPERAERPDRSEQQPRAERQEARSDRQEPRGERRRDDRKPRDRTTPPPARTEHGRAEHGRSEQPRADQPPRERNPHERREDRRHDRRHDHDEPPVVGLGDHVPAFLLRPTRPLRTAS
- the coaD gene encoding pantetheine-phosphate adenylyltransferase, whose translation is MTRTALYPGSFDPVTNGHVDILAQSLDLVDRVIVAIGVHPAKTPMFDFDTREAMIRESLDTLGIAQSRVDVISFTGLVIETARQYGASIMIRGLRDGTDLDYEMQLAGMNLSLAPAVRTVLLPASPTVRHITATLVRQIAQLGGDVTAFVPHGVAERLAAVVGRR
- a CDS encoding M24 family metallopeptidase, whose translation is MTGTARVQPNELLRTQIMHNGDRELQVFTTGEMERRQDGLRKIIEDLKIDGVILTSYHNIAYYTGFLYCYFGRRYACVATDKKCLTVTAGIDAGQPWRRGHADNITYTDWRRDNYFHALREALPGVKRLGIEFDHVNLDLRRLLEDTFPGVEFVDVASATMWQRTIKSAEEIALIRQGARIADLGGSAVCNAVKAGVREHEVALAGTQAMVREIARTFPGVELMDTWVWFQSGINTDGAHNPVTSRAVEPGDILSLNCFPMIAGYYTALERTLFCEHASDAHMKIWEINCDVHRRGLELIRPGARCGDIATELNEIYRSHGLLGYRSFGYGHSFGVLSHYYGREAGVELREDVDTILKPGMVVSMEPMLSIPEGQPGAGGYREHDILVIGETGAENITGFPFGPAHNILRA
- a CDS encoding ETC complex I subunit is translated as MVARIYRPAKTAMQSGQAKAKRWCLDYEAEEPRTPEPLMGWTSSADMKSQIRLWFETKEEAVAYCEREGLAYVVSEPHERTRKAISYSDNFKFGRIGTWTH
- a CDS encoding GGDEF domain-containing protein, with the protein product MSERDDFRRTLAYGETAIGHLRKNEIPAYPRNYELWYTYAAGFNHALNKTVNEILRTRGKISVAEVSKVYDQFIAPTRLGERIEEVGGKLSTEIADVVGMIESSLTATSDYCVSLDEATRRLSGTTDRESVSGIVQSLIKVTKDTETTNRKLEHQLADSRRQIAELQESLEAIRYESLTDELTTLANRKHFDQSMERAIAECEQSNQPFALLLTDIDHFKKFNDTYGHQTGDQVLRLVALAVKQNVKGQDVACRYGGEEFAVILPRTNLRQAVVVAEHIREAVYSKELVKRSTGENLGRITISIGVASWRRGDNSQTLIERSDCSLYAAKRGGRNLVRCETDTDVNLDTRVA
- a CDS encoding helix-turn-helix domain-containing protein, yielding MSIGPDGTADVDFSRCPVRDVLDHLGDKWTSLIVLMLAEGPQRFSALQRAVPDISKRMLTQSLRSLERDGMLSRHVYPTKPPSVEYRLTDLGRRFHAELQRLVAWAEANHAEIRAARLRHDGLGPDAALDLAEAV